GCGAAAACTCTGTAATTGCAACATTTATAAATGATTACTTCACAGAATTAATTAATATAGCTGAAACGTTTTCAAAAGATTCTGATTTTTTAAATGCATATATATCTAAGGAAAGCGAAAAAAAAGTATTAGAAATATTAAAAAATTATCGGGAATCAAATGAAAATATTGAGTTTATATATCCTGGGTATAAAAATAAAAAAATTATTATTGATAATTGGGAAGTTCCTGAAGAATACGATCCAACTATTAGACCTTGGTATCTAGAAGGCATTAAAAACCCTAATTCCGTATATATTGGCACACCATATAGAGAATATACTAGCAAACAATGGTTAATATCAACAGGAAAAGCACTTATAAAAGATGGGGAAGTTATAGGTGTTCTTTCTATTGATTGCTCAATAAAAGATTTTGTAAATTTAATTAACGACGAGATAAATTATAAAACTGGTCAATCTTTTGTAATTAACAAAGAAGGTATTGTTATACTTCATAAGAATTTAGATTACATAAATAAAAAGTTTTTTAATGATTTAAGTATTTTGAAAAAAAATAATGGAATTACAAAATTTAAATACAACGATAAAGATTATTATATCGCTTATACAAAATTACCATCTACTGGCTGGTATGTTATAACAATGGTTGAAAAATGGGAAATAAATTCTCCAGTTATAAAAGGAGCAATTTCAAACTCGATAATTCTGTTAATATTGTTAATAGCATTCTTACATATTCAAAGTATAGTATATACAAATTTAAATCTAAAAAAAGTTATTGAAGAAAGAAATATAGAATTAGAAATTAAAAATAAAAAGATTATGGATAGTCTATATTACGCCAAGCATATTCAAGACTCTATTTTACCTTCAGATAAGCTGCTTAAAAGGAAATTAAAAGATTTTTTTGTATATTGGAAACCTGCAAATATTGTTGGTGGAGACTTTTATTGGTTCAAAGAATTAGATGATGGATCTTATTATATTTCTGTTATAGATTGTACAGGTCACGGAGTGCCCGGAGCTTTAATGACCATGACTGTTAATTCATTGTTAAACAGAATAACAGACAATAAAGATATTAGAAAACCTTCTGAAATCTTAAAAGAGTTAAATATTTTATTTAAAAAAACTTTAAACTCAAAAATTGAAGATTACAGAGTAGATGATGGGCTAGAAATAGGAATTTGTTATATAAATAAAAATAAGTTAATATATAGCGGTGCTGGAATATCATTATATTTTACAAATAAAAATTATGAAATAACAAGAATAAAAGGTAATGTTCAAGGAATAGGATATAAACGTTCAAAAATAGATTATGACTATATAGATCATATTATTGAATTAGAGGAAGATATGTCATTTTACTTAGCAACAGATGGTTATGAAGATCAAAATAACACTGAAAATAAAAGATTTGGAAGAAAGAATTTTTTGAAAATCATATCAAATGTTCATAATAAACCTATGGATATACAAAAAAAGATTTTCAAAGAAAAAATAGAGCAATATATGAGCGGTGAAGAGCAAAGAGATGATATAACTGTTTTAGGATTTAAAATATGAGAGGTGATAAAATTGAACCCAAATGTTATTTTAGATTTGAAAAATCATATTAAGGGAAATGATATTTTAATAAGTTTTATTGGTCCTTTTTCACAGGGAATTATTGAGGAAATAGGAAATGCTTTAAGGGAGCATTTAAAAAAAGATGAGAATATGGACTTTAGCGCGAATAGCGTTTTTTCAGTTTTTATAGAACAAAGTCAAAATATTAAAAATTATGAAAAAGTATTGTCAGATGTTGAAAAAAATATATCTGATTCTATAATACTAATAGGAAAAGATAATAATAATTATTTCATTTGCTCCGGAAATACAATAAAAAAAGAACATATGTTAGAATTAAAAAATAAACTAGAAAAAATAAATTCTCTCAACAAAAATGAAATAAAAAAAATATATAAAGAAAAATTGAAAAATCATATATACAATGAAAACGGTAGCGCTGGACTTGGGTTATTGGAAATGGCAAAACGTTCTTGTGATAAATTTAAATATGATTTCATTAAACTTAATGAAAAATACTATTATTTTGTATTAATAGTAAAAGTATAAGGGAGGATAGAATATGGAGAAATTATACATAAAACCATCCAAATCAACACCTGAAATAAATTTTGATCCCGATAAAAGAATATTATCTTTAAAAGGAGATTCTTATCCGGAAAATTCCTTTGAATTTTATAAACCAATATTTGAATGGTTGGAAAATTTTTTTAAAAAAAATCACGATGATGAAATCGTTTTTGAATTTGATGTAAATTATTTAAATACTAGCAGTACAAAGTCTATAATGTTTATTTTAGATCTTTTAGAAGAAGCATATAAAAATAATAAAAATGTCAAAATAATTTGGTATTATGATGAAGATGATGAATTTTCATACGAAATAGCAGAAAATTTTATGGAAGATTTAAGTATCCCATTTAATTTAATTAAAAAATAAAATATTAATCGGGGGATTAATGATGGATATATATGAAAATCTTTTTTCTAATGAAATGAATATATTGAATTATCATGAGAAATTCTCTCAAAAAGATAATTTATCTTTCAATGAGTTATATATAGAATATATTTCATTAATTAAAAGTTATAAATCATTATTAAAACAAACAAAAAAAATTGGAAAAATAAGCGATATTAATTATAAGCTTTTAAATGAAACAAAAAAACAATTAAAAATATTATTAGATAGCTCAGACGAAGGTTTTTTAACCTTTGGAAAAGATTTTTTAATTGATAGTGAATATAGTCAAGAATGTTTAAATATTTTTAATACTAATAACATTGAAAAATTAAATATTTTAGAATTACTTTTTGAATCAAACTATGATATCGAAAAAAGAATATTAGAGCATATTTTTTCAGATTCTGAAAAAGATGATATTTATTTAGAACTTTTACCGCAAGAAATCAAAAAAGATAATAGAATATTAAAAATAAAATACAAAATAATAAATATAAAAAATGAGAAAAAAATAATGTGTATTATTAATGATATTACAGAAAAAAAACAATTAGAAAAGCAATTAGAAGAAGAAAAAAATAATACAAAAATGCTTTTAAATGTATTATTAAATAGAGATTTAATAAAAAAATATATAGATGATTATATAAATTATGTAAATAAAGATGTTTTTTTAGATATTGAAAAATATACTATAGAAGATTTTATTTCTATTTTTTATAAAAAAATACATACTTACAAAGGTATCTTTCTACAATGGCATATGATTAAATTTTCTCAAAAATTAAATAAATTAGAGGATGATCTTGATATTTTAAAACAATCTAATATTGAAGATAAAGAAGTTTTAAAAAAATTCATAAAAAAAAGAAATTTAGAATCTTACTTAAATTATGAAATAGAAATAATATCAAATACATTAGGAAATGAGTTTTTAAACAATGATATGATTTGGATAGATAAAAACAAATTAATCAAATTAGAAAATTTAATTAAAAATAATATTCAGAATGAGTTTTCGGATATATTGATTTACGAAATAAAAAAAATGTATTATATGGATTTTAAAAATATTTTTAATATGTATAAAAAATATACTATAGAGCTTGCTGAAAAATTCGATAAAAAAATTGATAATTTTAATATAAATATTAATTCAAATATTATTTTTGATCCAGATTATTTATACACCTTCAGTAAATCTCTTATTCATATTTTTAGAAATATTGTAGTTCATGGTATAGAACCACCAAGTGAAAGATTAAAATTAAATAAAAGTTTTGGTGGAAATATAAACATCGATATCTTTGAGGATAAGAAATATGTTCATATAAAGATATGTGATGATGGTAAGGGAATTGAGTCCAACTATGATTCATTAGATTTTATTTTAGAAGATGGTTTCACTACATCTAAATATTCTGATGAATTCTCGGGAAGAGGCATTGGTTTAGCTGCGGTAAAATGTATTATAGAAAAAATTAATGGGAAAATTCTAATTCATTCTAAAATAAATAAGGGGACTTGTTTTGAATTTTTAATACCTAAAACTTACTCTATCGGAGGAATTTATGGGAAAAATATTGATAGTTGAAGATAATTTAATAATAAGGGATAATTTAAAAAAAATATTTTTTAATTTGGGACATGAAGTTGTTGGAGAATTAGAAGATATATTTAATATTGTTGATATATATCAGGAATTACAACCTGATATTGTGACATTAGATTTAATGTTAAAAAAAACCGATGGATTACAAGCTTTAAAGGTTTTAAAAAAAAGATTTCCAAATTCAAAAATTATTATTATAAGCGTTGTAAATAATAAAAAAGATATATTTAATGCATTAACACTTGGTGCTGATTATTTCATCATTAAACCAATTAACCAAGAAAAAGTCGAAAATGCTTTAAAAAAATTAAGTAATAGTCAAATAAAAATATCAAAAATAAGAAATCTATATAATCAATCTGTAAAAAAAGATACAAATAAATATATTGAAGATATAATAGATGTGCAAAATATAAATGGAGTTTTCAAAATTAATATAAAAAAACCTTTAAATGGCAATACTATAGAAATTCTAGATAGAGTAATTGATAATTTTCTAATAATTAAACCTTTGAATATAATCTTTACATATTTTGATGAGAATGAAAGTATACAAGTTATAAAAAAAGCATTAAATGACATAATGATAAAAATTAAAAATAAAGGCGGAGAATGTGATATTGAGTTTTGAAAGGAGATAAATTATTGTGAGTGAGCTTGATAGTTTAGGTAAATTATTTGAAAGTAATATTAAAGATTTACGAGAAGTACCTGTTGATACATTTGCATATATAGGAGATGCTGTTTTAAATTTATACTTTATTAATTACATAATAGATAACGGAAAAAAGAAAGCTGGAAAATTGCATAATGAAAGCAAAAATTATATTAGTGCTAATTCTCAATCAAAAATAGTTGATATAATTTTTGAAAATTTTTCAGAAGAAGAGAAAGATATATACAAAAGAGGTTTAAACTCTAAGGGTGCAAAAAAAAGAGGAAATGATATTAATTACAGAAAATCAACTGCTTTTGAAACTGTAATTGGATATTTATTTCTAAAAAAAGATTATTATAGATTAAATGAAATTTTAGAAATTTCAAAAGAAGCATTAAAGGAGAGAAAATAATGTATGTATATGGAAGAAATGTTTTAAAAGAAATTATAAATGCTAAATATCCTATAAAAAATATTTTCTTTACAGATAGTAAGAATGTTGATAATACTCTAAATGAGTTGGTAGAATTAGCTCAAAAAAACAATTATCCATATTCTTTTGCCCCAGATAAGGTTTTACAAAAAATGGTTAATTTATCAAAACATCAAGGTGTTGTTATAGACATTGGAAAAGAATTTAAATATGCCAACGAAGAAATTTTAGATAATTTAGGAGATAATTCCACAATAGTTATTCTAGATCAAATTCAAGATCCTCATAACTTTGGTGCAATTATTAGATCTGCTTTAGCAGCAAATGCTGATTTAATAGTTATTCCAAAAGATAATTCTGTCGAGGTTAATTCCACTGTAATTAAGGTATCTGTTGGCTTAGCATTTAGAATACCTATTTTAAAAGTTACTAATTTATCTAGGTTTATTGAAAATATAAAGGAAAGAGGCTTTTGGGTATATGGAGCAGATATGAGCCATAACATATATTATGAAATGGATTTAACAGGAAATATAGCTTTAGTAATGGGAAATGAAGGAAGCGGTATTAGAAATAATGTTAAGAACAAATGCGATGCTTTAATATCGATACCAATGGCAAATAATGTTGAATCTTTAAATGTATCCGTAAGTGCTGGAATTTTATTATTTGAAATTTATAGGCAAAAAAGCAGGTGAGTTTATGGCTATTGTTAAATTACCAGAATCGGTAATAATGAAAATAGCTGCAGGTGAAGTTGTAACTGGAACTTTTGCTGTAGTAAAAGAATTATTTGAGAATTCTATTGATGCTAAATCCGATAAAATTGTTGTTGAAATAATAGATGGTGGAAAAACATATATTAAAATATCTGATAATGGCGTAGGAATGTCTGAAGAAGATATTTTATTATCTGTTCAACCACATACTACAAGTAAAATCAAAGAAGTCGAAGATCTATATGATATACATACTTATGGATTTAGAGGAGAAGCACTGGCTGCAATTTCTAGAGTTTCTAGAATGAAAATAACCTCTAAAAGAGCAGAAGATGATTTAGCTACAAGTATTGAATTTATAGGATCAGAGCCTATAAATATAAAAAAAGTGAATGCTCCTGTAGGCACTACTATAGAAGTAAAAGATTTATTTTTTAATGTCCCTGCAAGAAGAAAATTTTTAAAATCTGCAGCTGTGGAAGGTAGAATGATAACAGAAATAATAGAAAAATTCATATTATCTTCTAATTTATCTATTGATTATATAAAAGATGGAAATTTAGTTTATTCTATATCAAAAAATATGAATTTACTAGAAAAAATAAATATTATTTTTCCAGAAACAAAAAAAGAAGATTTTTTTGAAATAAACTTCAATGAATCTTGGTTTAAAATTTATGGATTTATTTCACACCCTAGAATTACAAGAAATAATAGAACTGCACAAATATTTTTTGTTAATAATAGGTATATAAAATCCGGAGATTTATTTGCAGTTTTTGAATCAGGATATGGTGAAATGTTAGAATCTAGAAAACATCCATATGGAATTATTTTTTTTGATATTAATCCTAAAGAAGTTGATGTTAATGTTCATCCGCAAAAATTAGAAGTTAAAATTTCAGAATCAAGAATAATATATAATAAATTCAAAAGGTTAATTAGAGAGACTTTAATTAATAGTACTAAATTTAAGATAACTATTAATAATGAAAACCAGTATAATAATAATAATTACGAAAAAAATAATATAACTTATGAAATACCTATAAAATCCAATAAAATAATTGTAGTTTCAGAAAATGTTAATTCATACAAAACAAATGAAACTTTGAAAAATACTATTCCTATAAAAATCAATAAAGAAAAATATATTAAAACAGCAAATTTTGAAAAAATATCAAATAATAATGATAATAATAAACCAGAACCATATATATATTATAAATTTTTAGGGTTAGTTGCTAATAGATATATTGTTTTAGAGCTAAAGGATTCCATACAATTTATCGACTTTCATGCAGCACATGAAAGAGTAATATATGAAGATTTAAAAAAAGAATTTTTTGAAAATGGCAATATCACAACTCAAATACTTATGTTGCCTATTAAATTGAATATTGATAACTCTCGAAAAGAAATTTTAGAAAACAATATGGAAAAAATTAGAACTTTGGGTTTTGAAATAAACAAAGAAAATAACGAATATTACATCATCGGAACCCCATCCAATATAAGAATAAGCAATCCTCATAATACAGTTATAGAAATATTAGATGAATTAAGACTTGAGGGTATAGAATCACCTGAAAGAGTTTTTGATAATGTAATTGCTACAATGTCTTGTAGAGCTGCTGTAAAAACCGGAGATTCACCTGTTGGTTTAGATATACTAATAAAAAAAATTATTGACTATGATATTCTCACATGCCCACATGGAAGACCTATTTCAATGGAATTGCCATTAAAAAAATTAGATGATTTTTTTGAACGCACTTGACAATGTAATTATTTTGTTGTATAATAAGAAAAAAATTTTATAGGTGGTGTTACATATGTTAATTTTTGTCATAAATAATAATAATAATAATAATATAAAACAGCGTTGGTGTAACGCGAGGTAACTCGTTATATACAATCACCGACGCTGAATATAATCTATCAGCGTCGGTTTTTTATTTATTATATCTTATTATATATGAAGGGAGAGGGAATTATGATGCATTCAGAAAGCAGAAAAGTAGACACTGTAGAGTTAGTCAAGGATTATTTAAAAAATCCTATTTTTAGAGATGCAACTCTAATACAATCAGAAATTTTAAAATGTATTAGAAAAGTTTTAGATGAAAAAGGATTTGTAGAATTATTACCAGTAACAGTTTCACCAATTACTGATCCATTAAACCATCCTCATTTTGAGACAGAATTTGAATATTATGGGCAAAAGTATTCTATAACAAAATCTATGATATTGCATAAACAAGTAGCGGTTTTGGTTCATAAAAAGATTTATATTGTATCTCCTAATGTTAGGCTAGAAACAGAAGATAAAATGGAAAGCGGACGTCATTTATTTGATTTTGTACAAATTGATATGGAAATGCTAAACGCATCCAGAGAAGATGTATTTGAGGTTATGGAAGATGCTATAATTTATACAATTGAAAAAATAAAAGAAAAATATCCTGATATTATAAAAAAATATCACCCAGATCTAAAGACACCTAAAAAACCATTTAAAAGGTATACTGTTAAAGAATTAAAAGAAAAATATGGAGATAATTACGAAAAATTAGCTTCGTTAAATGCAACTGAACCATTTTGGATGATAGATATTCCACTATTAGAAAGAGAATTCTATGATAAACAAGATCCAAATAGACCAGATGTATTATTGGATTTTGATTTAATTTATCCAGAAGGATTTGAGGAAGCTATATCAGGCGGGGAAAGAGAACATGAATATGAACAAATATTAAAAAGAATGAAATTAAAAAATACTCCTTTTGAACAATTTGAAGAGTATTTAAAAGTTGCAAAGGAAGGATTACTAGAACATTCTGCAGGTTGCGGTATTGGTATAGAAAGATTTACTAGATGGTTGTTAGCGTTGGATCATGTTGAAAAAACTCGTTTATTCGCTAAAACTCCCGGAAAGCACTCTATATAAAGCACTCTATATAATAATATTATCATAATAATATTATCCCCATCCAAAAATAATGATGGATGGGGATTTTATAAATTTTATTCTTAATGAATTACAATATTTATACTTTTTTCATTATATTTTGAATTTTTTTATTAATTCCGTTAATGATTGAGAAAGATTATTACCCTCTTCAGCTGAGCTGCTTACTTGTTTTGAGCTTTCATTTTGTTGTTCAATAGCACTTACCATATATTTTACTTGTTCAGAAATTTCATCAATTACCTTTGAAATCCTATCCATAGCTGTAGCCATTTCCTCTGTTGATGCACTTTGTTCTTCTGATGCGGAGGATAATTCATGAACCTTAGATACAATATCTTCAATTCTACTATTAATATTTCTAAATTGTGAAACTATCTTTTCTGATTCTTTATCTATATCTCTAATTATATTTACAATTTTATTTGTTGCACCTGTTGCATCAATTGCACCTTCTTTTACCGATAATAATATCTTGGATATTTCTTCTGTAGAATTTTTACTTTGTTCTGCTAATTTTCTAATTTCATCTGCAACAACTGCAAATCCCTTTCCAGCTTCACCGGCTCTTGCAGCTTCTATAGCAGCATTTAATGCAAGTAAATTTGTTTGTTCAGTAATTTTATTTATTGTATCAACTATATCTCCTATATTTTGAACTTTCTCAGATAGTTCATTAACAACATTTTGAGTATAATCTGATTCTTTTACAGCAACTTCAACTATATTAGCTATTTCATTTACATATTTCTCACCATCAACAGCTGCTTCAGCTGCTTCCGTTGCCTTATTATTTAGCTCATCTGCGTTGTTAGATATCATTTGGGCAGAACTAGCTATTTCTTCAACACCTGATAAAACCTCTTCTATTGAGGCAGATGCATCAATAGTATTTGTTTCAATTGTTTTTGATTGGTTCGTTAATTCTTCAGATATAGCATTTTGCTCTTCTGATACAGATGCCAAAGTACTAGATGTAATAGATAAATTATTTGATGCATTATATATTAATTTCATAGAATCTCTTAATTCTTTGGCCATATCTTCTAATACATTTGACATTTTTGCTATTTCATCTTTACCTTTAATTCTAAAGTTAACTGTCAAATCCCCTTTTCCAAAAGCTTGTATTTTAGTCATTAACAAGTTTATAGAACCAATTATACTTCTTATGGTTAATGTTACAAATATTACAGCTAAAATTATTCCAACACCTATAACCATTGTAATAGTTATAATAGCATCTTTAACTTTTTGTATAGTATTTTTAGCTTTTTGATTTGCTTGATTTTTATTATACTCTACAATTGTTTTTAAAACACTAACGCTTTCTTCAAAAAGACTCAAATTAATATTTAAACTTTGTTCTAACATTTTATTTTGTAATTGCAAAGATTCATCAGCTATTTGATTAATTGTTTCAAATGTATCAAAAATGTTTTCCAAATTTGGAATTATTGAATTATTATATATTCTTTGCATAAGCTGTATTTGTTTTTCATTTTTACTCTTAACTACAGTATTTATTGTTTTTGCTGTTTTCAAAAAATTTTCGTTATATTTCTTCATTTCATTTATCATATCTGCAAGATAATCATTTCCCGTTTGGTAATTTTCAAGCCATTTACCAAAAGGACTATTCCTAGGATTCAAATCTTCTTCAAAAGGTTCTTTATCTAATATAGCTTTTTCTATTAACCAGGCTAATCTATATAATTCACTTTCATATGTTTTTATATCTAATTTTAAAGATTTTGGATCTAGTATTTTTGTTTCATCTAATTTTTTAGATAATTCCATAAAACTTGCATGACCAGTTTCCCACATTTTTAATTTATTTTTATAATCTTCCCAATATTTTAATTCCTCTCCATTTAAATCAAATAATTCATACTCGTTTATTAACTTGTTTATTGATTCCCAAGAAGAGTCTATTCTTTGGTATTCTTCATTTCTCAAATCTTCACTAATCAAACCTAATAATGCCATTTCAGATTTTTCTATTGCTGTTTGTAATTGATATATAGTTAATATTTTTTGAACTTTCGGTAAATTTTCGTCTGATATTTCTATAATATACGACTTCAGTTTATTAGTATTAGTAACTCCAAATATCCCTATAATTATAGCTATTATCAAAATAATGATAAATCCAAAAAATATTTTCATTTTTAAGCTCATTCTTTCACCTCCATTTTTATATAATTATACACCATTTTATTTAAAAATGTATTTAGGATTTTCTTTATTTTTAAAGAATGATAAATTGAAAGTTTATTCCATGGAGGGATTTTATGAAAAAAATTCTATATACAATTCTCATAATAATCTTTTTATTATCATCTTGTCTTAAACCACAAGAGTCTAAGTATCAAATAAAAGTAAATATTTCTTTTTCCTCTGAAACAAAGGGAGAATTAAATAAAGATATTAACGAAGCTAATGGAACTGTAATTTTAAGAATAGATTCTCCTTTAGGAAATTTTGGACAAGCATACTTAAAAATGGTTGATACTGAAGATAAAAATAATATAAAAACTATTGAATTAAATAGAATAAATGAAACATTATTTTCTGGATCATTTCAATTAAATGAATCTGGAAGATTCGAGATAATTGGAGTATTTATATTAGGTGGAATTGAATATGAAAGCGAAAATAAATTATATATAAATGTTTATGATTATAAGAAAGAATTAGAACCTTCATTAAAGTTTAAAAACTTAATAGATAATAAAATTGTCGAAAATAATATGTATGAACCATATAGAAATCATTCTATATTAGTAAATATTGACTCAAGCATTATATATAATAGTGATTTCTCATACAAAATTTATATAAATAATAACTTACTTGAAGAGGGAAATATTCAAAATAAATCTTTTGAATCAACGCCTGTATTTTTAGAAAATAAAAAATATATTATTTCTGTAGAAGTTTTTGATAATGCCAATAATGGTTTTGGAAGAACTACAGTCGAATTAAATCCAAAAAATATTGATACATCATTTAATTTGAGTTCTGAATTAAGACTTAATTCTTACGAAGGCACGATATTAACTAATAATTCATCTTTAACTACTATTGATCCTATTTATATTAATATGGAAGTAATAGAAAAATATTCATTACCTGCTTCTTATATGTATACAATATCAAATGGTGATGAGATTATTAAAGAAATTACAACTGATAAGAAAGAGTTTAAATATAATTCTATTTTTTTAAAAGAAGGAATAAATAAATTATCCTTAATCGCAAAAAATCTTATTACTAATTATTCTACAAATACAAATATAATTTTAAATGTTGAGAAATTTACTGAATTTACTGTAGATTTAGATATATACAAAAAAGATTATTTAGATAATAACATAAAAATTAACAATACCTCAGAAATAACTAATAGAGATCCTTTGTTCTTTAAAATAATTGTAGATAAAAAATATGATTTTTCAACTAATTTAAATTATGAGATTTTAATAAAAAAAGACGGTATTGATTATAAAAAAATAAATATTTCAAGTAATAGCATGATATTAGAAACTGATACTATGTATTTAGAAGAAGGAAATTATGAATTAATAGCTACCGTATTAAAGAATGATACTAATTTTTCAGAAAAAATATATAGAACATTTAAAATTTATAAAGCCATAAATAATTTTAATTTAGATTTTTCATTAATACAAAAAAATTCAGATCAAAGTACAAAATTATATTATTTACCAGAAAAAATCAATGTAGATCCAGAATCTACTTCTTTGAATGATTTTGATATTGTTTTTGATATTAAATCAAATTATTCATATCCTGCAACCTATGTATATTCTATTAACATTAACGGAAATAATCTATTTTCATCTAATCCAGTTCAATCTCGTTTATTTAAATATACTTCTTATGAGTTTCCAATTGGTCATAATTATATTGAAATTTATGCAAAAGATTTAGATACAAATTACGAGATAAAAAAATCATTTGAAGTTCTAGTTAAAGAAAATAATCCACCAATATTATATAAGGTGTCTATAGAAGGCACTAATGTATATTATGAAGAAGAGAATAATGAATATTATGATTTACCAATTACATCACCTATTGAAAATCCAAGAATAGTAATAGAATTTAGAGATGAATCTGAGTTTATTAAAAAAGATTATATTAACATCAATATTAAAATCATTGAAAATAATACAAATATAATAACACCTATATTATTACATCCTTCTCAAAAAAACAAATATATAAAATATTGGGGTACATTAGAAGGAATAACTTTGGATTCAAGTCAAACTTGGGAAATAAAAATAGACCCTTCTCAAATATTAGATGAATTTGGAAATTCTTTTTCTGATGAATTTGAAAATATAAATTATACAATTAATTTTAAAACCAAATAACACATACACGGAGGTGTTTTTATGCGAATTTACCATAACATGGAAGCCTTAAATGCTTGGCGAACTTTAAGTAACGTAAAAGGAAGCATGGGTAAAACTTTGGAAAAATTATCTTCAGGTTTAAGAATCAACAGAGCTGCTGATGATGCTGCTGGATTAGCAATCTCTGAAAAAATGAGAAACCAAATAAAAGGTTTAGAAACAGCTATAAGAAACGCTCAAGATGCAGTATCAATGATACAAACAGCAGAAGGTGGATTGGATGAAGTTCATTCAATATTAAAACGTATGAGAGAATTGGCTGTACAATCCACTACTGATTCAAACACTGATGCTGATAGGGCACAATTACAAAATGAATTTTCAGAATTAAGAGATGAAATTAATAGAATTGCAAAAACTACTCAATTTAATACAAAAAATCTTTTAGATGGATCAATAAGAGGACCAAGAAAGCAAGACGCTAAAATAGTTGCTCCTGGTATTGCCCATTTTGAAGTTACCGGAACTGCTCATACTATA
This is a stretch of genomic DNA from Marinitoga sp. 38H-ov. It encodes these proteins:
- a CDS encoding cache domain-containing protein, yielding MKKNKLLNYALIISFIFVIYISVNSIIYYYNTNLTKSQDYIKSENSVIATFINDYFTELINIAETFSKDSDFLNAYISKESEKKVLEILKNYRESNENIEFIYPGYKNKKIIIDNWEVPEEYDPTIRPWYLEGIKNPNSVYIGTPYREYTSKQWLISTGKALIKDGEVIGVLSIDCSIKDFVNLINDEINYKTGQSFVINKEGIVILHKNLDYINKKFFNDLSILKKNNGITKFKYNDKDYYIAYTKLPSTGWYVITMVEKWEINSPVIKGAISNSIILLILLIAFLHIQSIVYTNLNLKKVIEERNIELEIKNKKIMDSLYYAKHIQDSILPSDKLLKRKLKDFFVYWKPANIVGGDFYWFKELDDGSYYISVIDCTGHGVPGALMTMTVNSLLNRITDNKDIRKPSEILKELNILFKKTLNSKIEDYRVDDGLEIGICYINKNKLIYSGAGISLYFTNKNYEITRIKGNVQGIGYKRSKIDYDYIDHIIELEEDMSFYLATDGYEDQNNTENKRFGRKNFLKIISNVHNKPMDIQKKIFKEKIEQYMSGEEQRDDITVLGFKI
- a CDS encoding SiaB family protein kinase is translated as MIKLNPNVILDLKNHIKGNDILISFIGPFSQGIIEEIGNALREHLKKDENMDFSANSVFSVFIEQSQNIKNYEKVLSDVEKNISDSIILIGKDNNNYFICSGNTIKKEHMLELKNKLEKINSLNKNEIKKIYKEKLKNHIYNENGSAGLGLLEMAKRSCDKFKYDFIKLNEKYYYFVLIVKV
- a CDS encoding DUF1987 domain-containing protein: MEKLYIKPSKSTPEINFDPDKRILSLKGDSYPENSFEFYKPIFEWLENFFKKNHDDEIVFEFDVNYLNTSSTKSIMFILDLLEEAYKNNKNVKIIWYYDEDDEFSYEIAENFMEDLSIPFNLIKK
- a CDS encoding ATP-binding protein, translated to MDIYENLFSNEMNILNYHEKFSQKDNLSFNELYIEYISLIKSYKSLLKQTKKIGKISDINYKLLNETKKQLKILLDSSDEGFLTFGKDFLIDSEYSQECLNIFNTNNIEKLNILELLFESNYDIEKRILEHIFSDSEKDDIYLELLPQEIKKDNRILKIKYKIINIKNEKKIMCIINDITEKKQLEKQLEEEKNNTKMLLNVLLNRDLIKKYIDDYINYVNKDVFLDIEKYTIEDFISIFYKKIHTYKGIFLQWHMIKFSQKLNKLEDDLDILKQSNIEDKEVLKKFIKKRNLESYLNYEIEIISNTLGNEFLNNDMIWIDKNKLIKLENLIKNNIQNEFSDILIYEIKKMYYMDFKNIFNMYKKYTIELAEKFDKKIDNFNININSNIIFDPDYLYTFSKSLIHIFRNIVVHGIEPPSERLKLNKSFGGNINIDIFEDKKYVHIKICDDGKGIESNYDSLDFILEDGFTTSKYSDEFSGRGIGLAAVKCIIEKINGKILIHSKINKGTCFEFLIPKTYSIGGIYGKNIDS
- a CDS encoding response regulator, whose product is MGKILIVEDNLIIRDNLKKIFFNLGHEVVGELEDIFNIVDIYQELQPDIVTLDLMLKKTDGLQALKVLKKRFPNSKIIIISVVNNKKDIFNALTLGADYFIIKPINQEKVENALKKLSNSQIKISKIRNLYNQSVKKDTNKYIEDIIDVQNINGVFKINIKKPLNGNTIEILDRVIDNFLIIKPLNIIFTYFDENESIQVIKKALNDIMIKIKNKGGECDIEF
- a CDS encoding ribonuclease III domain-containing protein, coding for MSELDSLGKLFESNIKDLREVPVDTFAYIGDAVLNLYFINYIIDNGKKKAGKLHNESKNYISANSQSKIVDIIFENFSEEEKDIYKRGLNSKGAKKRGNDINYRKSTAFETVIGYLFLKKDYYRLNEILEISKEALKERK